A region from the Pseudomonas sp. P8_229 genome encodes:
- a CDS encoding FMN-dependent NADH-azoreductase gives MSRVLIIESSARQQDSVSRQLTQTFISQWKAAHPDDQITVRDLAVNPVPHLDANLLGGWMKSAEQRNANEQSSLDRSNQLTDELLAADVLVMAAPMYNFAIPSTLKAWLDHVLRAGVTFKYTETGPQGLLSGKRAYVLTARGGIYAGGPADHQEPYLRQVMGFIGIHDVTFIHAEGMNLGGDFQEKGLNQANAKLSQVA, from the coding sequence ATGTCCCGCGTTCTGATCATCGAAAGCAGTGCCCGCCAGCAAGACTCGGTATCCCGTCAACTGACCCAGACTTTCATCAGTCAGTGGAAAGCGGCGCACCCAGACGATCAGATCACCGTGCGTGACCTTGCCGTGAACCCGGTGCCGCACCTGGACGCCAACCTGTTGGGTGGCTGGATGAAGTCTGCCGAGCAGCGCAACGCCAACGAACAATCGTCGCTGGACCGTTCCAACCAATTGACCGATGAGTTGCTGGCCGCCGACGTGCTGGTGATGGCTGCGCCGATGTACAACTTCGCGATCCCGAGCACCCTCAAGGCCTGGCTCGACCACGTGCTGCGTGCCGGCGTGACCTTCAAGTACACCGAAACCGGCCCGCAAGGTCTGCTCAGCGGCAAGCGTGCCTACGTACTCACCGCTCGCGGCGGCATCTACGCCGGCGGCCCGGCCGACCATCAGGAACCGTACCTGCGTCAGGTCATGGGCTTCATCGGCATCCACGACGTGACCTTCATTCACGCCGAAGGCATGAACCTGGGTGGCGACTTCCAGGAGAAGGGCCTGAATCAGGCCAACGCCAAATTGTCCCAAGTCGCTTGA
- a CDS encoding transcriptional regulator: MTTYNWDLIERLLHEVQNSAGESFAPRKYAEDYAAEKASAGEPIENLDHLKTVACEYEKLLLDRGYIEPRPDHEGSTGNNFILTARGSSLLSLIDSSIPGNDHPRQVLDDQQDALDEATFDEVASKAQIA, from the coding sequence ATGACCACTTATAACTGGGATTTGATTGAACGCTTGCTGCATGAAGTGCAGAACAGTGCTGGCGAAAGTTTCGCTCCTCGAAAATATGCCGAGGACTATGCGGCGGAGAAAGCCAGTGCGGGCGAGCCGATCGAGAATCTGGATCACCTGAAAACGGTGGCCTGTGAGTACGAAAAGTTGCTGTTGGACCGTGGATACATCGAACCGCGTCCGGATCATGAGGGCAGTACCGGCAACAATTTCATTCTGACGGCGCGCGGCTCGAGCCTGTTGAGCCTGATCGACAGCAGTATCCCCGGCAATGATCACCCACGGCAGGTGCTGGATGATCAGCAGGATGCGCTGGATGAAGCGACCTTTGATGAAGTGGCTTCCAAGGCACAGATTGCTTGA
- a CDS encoding DEAD/DEAH box helicase: protein MFSQFALHERLLKAVAELKFVEPTPVQAAAIPLALQGRDLRVTAQTGSGKTAAFVLPILNRLIGPAKVRVSIKTLILLPTRELAQQTLKEVERFSQFTFIKSGLITGGEDFKVQAAMLRKVPDILIGTPGRMIEQLNAGNLDLKEVEVLVLDEADRMLDMGFAEDVQRLVDECPNRQQTMLFSATTGGSGLREMIGKVLNNPEHLQLNAVSQLNSTTRQQIITADHNQHKEQIVNWLLANETYQKAIVFTNTRAMADRIYGRLVAQEYKAFVLHGEKDQKDRKLAIDRLKQGGVKILVATDVAARGLDVDGLDLVINFDMPRSGDEYVHRIGRTGRAGNDGLAISLICHGDWNLMSSIERYLKQSFERRTIKEVKGTYGGPKKVKASGKAVGVKKKKTDAKGDKKKTAAKTPTKRKSANRPKPDSLVSSDGMAPLKRRKPAEPAAE, encoded by the coding sequence GTGTTTTCCCAATTCGCCCTGCACGAACGCCTGCTCAAAGCCGTGGCCGAGCTGAAATTTGTCGAGCCAACGCCTGTGCAAGCAGCGGCCATTCCGCTGGCGCTCCAGGGGCGTGACCTGCGGGTGACGGCGCAAACCGGTAGCGGCAAGACCGCCGCTTTTGTCCTGCCGATCCTTAATCGCCTGATCGGCCCGGCCAAGGTCCGCGTCAGCATCAAGACCCTGATCCTGTTGCCGACCCGCGAACTGGCCCAGCAGACCCTGAAGGAAGTCGAACGCTTCTCGCAGTTCACCTTCATCAAGTCCGGCCTGATCACCGGCGGTGAAGACTTCAAGGTCCAGGCCGCGATGCTGCGCAAGGTGCCGGACATCCTCATCGGCACCCCGGGCCGGATGATCGAGCAACTCAACGCCGGCAACCTCGACCTGAAAGAAGTCGAAGTGCTGGTGCTCGACGAAGCCGACCGCATGCTCGACATGGGTTTCGCCGAAGACGTACAACGCCTGGTCGACGAATGCCCGAACCGTCAGCAGACCATGCTGTTCTCCGCCACCACCGGTGGTTCAGGCCTGCGCGAGATGATCGGCAAGGTGCTGAACAACCCTGAGCACCTGCAGCTCAACGCGGTCAGCCAACTGAACTCGACGACCCGTCAGCAGATCATCACTGCCGACCACAATCAGCACAAAGAGCAGATTGTGAACTGGCTGCTGGCCAACGAGACCTATCAGAAGGCCATCGTCTTCACCAACACCCGAGCCATGGCCGACCGCATCTACGGCCGCCTCGTGGCTCAGGAATACAAGGCGTTCGTGCTGCACGGCGAGAAAGACCAGAAGGATCGCAAACTGGCGATCGACCGTCTGAAGCAGGGCGGTGTGAAGATTCTAGTGGCGACTGACGTCGCGGCCCGTGGTCTGGACGTTGATGGCCTGGATCTGGTGATCAACTTCGACATGCCACGCAGCGGCGACGAATACGTGCACCGTATCGGTCGTACCGGCCGTGCCGGCAACGACGGTCTGGCGATCTCGCTGATCTGCCACGGCGACTGGAACCTGATGTCGAGCATCGAGCGCTACCTGAAGCAGAGCTTCGAGCGCCGTACCATCAAGGAAGTCAAAGGCACCTACGGCGGACCGAAAAAGGTCAAGGCCTCGGGCAAAGCCGTTGGGGTGAAGAAGAAAAAGACCGACGCCAAGGGTGACAAGAAGAAAACCGCCGCCAAGACCCCGACCAAGCGCAAGAGCGCCAATCGTCCGAAGCCGGATTCTCTGGTGAGCAGCGACGGCATGGCCCCGCTCAAGCGTCGCAAGCCGGCAGAGCCTGCGGCTGAGTAA
- a CDS encoding peptidylprolyl isomerase has protein sequence MLKKLALAAGTVLFAANLMAATPAKAPHVLLDTTNGQIEIELDPVKAPISTKNFLDYVNSGFYTNTIFHRVIPGFMAQGGGFTPQMQQKETKAPIKNEHKNGLANVRGTLSMARTSVPDSATSQFFINVKDNDFLDQGDGYAVFGKVVKGMDVVDIIVNSPTTTKQGMQNVPSDPVIIKSAKVID, from the coding sequence ATGCTGAAAAAACTCGCCCTCGCCGCTGGTACTGTGCTGTTTGCTGCCAACCTGATGGCTGCCACGCCGGCCAAAGCACCGCACGTGCTGCTGGACACCACCAACGGCCAGATCGAAATCGAACTGGATCCGGTCAAGGCGCCGATCAGTACCAAGAACTTTCTGGATTACGTCAACAGCGGCTTTTACACCAATACCATTTTTCACCGTGTGATCCCGGGCTTCATGGCGCAGGGCGGTGGCTTCACCCCGCAGATGCAGCAGAAAGAAACCAAGGCGCCGATCAAGAACGAACACAAAAATGGTCTGGCCAACGTGCGCGGTACCTTGTCCATGGCTCGCACCTCCGTACCTGATTCGGCGACCAGCCAGTTCTTCATCAACGTCAAGGACAACGATTTCCTCGATCAGGGCGATGGCTACGCCGTATTCGGCAAAGTGGTCAAAGGCATGGACGTGGTCGACATCATCGTCAACTCGCCAACCACCACCAAACAAGGCATGCAAAACGTGCCTTCCGACCCTGTGATCATCAAGTCGGCCAAAGTCATCGACTAA
- a CDS encoding alpha/beta fold hydrolase: MAYFEHEGCNLHYEEYGHGTPLLLVHGLGSSTQDWEMQIPALSAHYRVIVPDIRGHGRSDKPRERYSIAGFSADLLALIEHLKLGPVHYVGLSMGGMIGFQFGVDQPQMLKSLTIVNSAPEVKIRSRDDYWQWFKRWSLMRVLNLATIGKALGDKLFPKPEQADLREKMAERWAKNDKRAYLASFDAIVGWGVQERLSRVTCPTLVISADRDYTPVALKETYVKLLPDARLVVIADSRHATPLDQPQRFNQTLLEFLAAADIQSQDH, encoded by the coding sequence ATGGCCTATTTCGAACATGAAGGTTGCAACCTGCACTACGAGGAATATGGCCACGGTACGCCGTTGCTGCTGGTTCACGGGCTCGGCTCGAGCACCCAGGACTGGGAAATGCAGATTCCGGCGCTGTCGGCGCATTACCGGGTAATCGTCCCGGACATACGCGGTCACGGCCGCTCGGACAAACCCCGCGAGCGCTACAGCATCGCCGGGTTCAGCGCCGATCTGCTGGCGCTGATCGAGCACCTGAAACTCGGCCCGGTGCACTACGTCGGGCTGTCGATGGGCGGGATGATCGGCTTTCAGTTCGGCGTCGATCAGCCGCAAATGCTGAAAAGCCTGACCATCGTCAACAGCGCCCCCGAAGTCAAAATCCGCAGCCGCGACGATTACTGGCAGTGGTTCAAGCGCTGGAGCCTGATGCGCGTGCTGAATCTGGCAACCATCGGCAAGGCGCTGGGCGACAAGCTTTTTCCCAAGCCTGAACAGGCCGATCTGCGAGAGAAAATGGCCGAGCGCTGGGCAAAAAACGACAAACGTGCTTATCTCGCCAGCTTCGATGCGATTGTTGGCTGGGGGGTTCAGGAACGACTTTCCCGAGTGACCTGTCCAACGCTCGTCATCAGCGCCGACCGTGACTACACACCGGTGGCGCTGAAAGAAACCTATGTAAAACTGCTGCCCGATGCGCGGCTGGTGGTGATCGCCGATTCGCGCCACGCCACCCCGCTCGATCAACCCCAACGCTTCAACCAAACGCTGCTGGAGTTCCTCGCCGCAGCCGATATTCAATCTCAGGATCACTGA
- a CDS encoding 3-phosphoglycerate kinase, translating into MKKFCCVVLALLPLTAFAYPIDVQKNLNGLKIDYETFDTDKDIGSIRVANYGDVDALCKAVFSNGPEAPRTRNIEVPAGKHTNATAKFSREIIRLRIELSCSPK; encoded by the coding sequence ATGAAAAAATTCTGTTGTGTGGTGCTCGCGTTGCTGCCGCTGACTGCGTTTGCTTACCCGATCGATGTGCAGAAGAACCTCAATGGCTTGAAGATCGACTACGAAACCTTCGATACCGACAAAGACATCGGCTCCATCCGGGTCGCCAACTACGGCGATGTCGACGCGCTGTGCAAGGCTGTGTTCAGCAATGGCCCGGAAGCACCGCGCACGCGCAATATCGAAGTGCCGGCCGGCAAGCATACGAACGCCACGGCCAAGTTCTCCCGCGAGATCATCAGGCTGCGCATCGAACTGAGCTGCAGCCCGAAATAA
- a CDS encoding LysR family transcriptional regulator, whose protein sequence is MKAPRVTLDQWRTLQAVVDHGGFAQAAEVLHRSQSSVSYTVARMQDQLGVPLLRIDGRKAVLTEAGGVLLRRSRQLVKQASQLEDLAHHMEQGWEAEVRLVVDAAYPSARIVRALTAFMPQSRGCRVRLREEVLSGVEEVLLEGVADLAITGLSIPGYLGAELSDVEFVAVAHPDHALHRLNRELSFQDLETQMQVVIRDSGRQQPRDVGWLGAEQRWTVGSLATAATFVSSGLGFAWLPRHMIERELKEGSLKLLPLDQGGSRNPSFYLYSNKDKPLGPATQILIELLRTFDTLPLDAPFAAPEQA, encoded by the coding sequence ATGAAAGCGCCCCGCGTGACCCTTGATCAATGGCGAACATTGCAGGCTGTGGTCGACCATGGCGGATTCGCCCAGGCCGCCGAGGTTCTGCACCGTTCGCAATCGTCGGTGAGTTACACCGTCGCCCGCATGCAAGACCAACTCGGCGTGCCATTGCTGCGCATCGATGGGCGCAAAGCGGTGCTCACCGAAGCCGGTGGCGTACTGCTGCGCCGTTCGCGGCAACTGGTGAAACAGGCCAGCCAACTGGAAGACCTCGCCCACCACATGGAGCAAGGTTGGGAGGCTGAGGTGCGGCTGGTGGTCGACGCCGCTTACCCGAGCGCACGGATTGTCCGGGCGCTGACAGCGTTCATGCCGCAGAGTCGCGGCTGCCGCGTGCGTCTGCGCGAAGAAGTGTTGTCGGGCGTGGAAGAAGTGCTGCTTGAAGGCGTGGCCGATCTGGCCATTACCGGCCTGAGCATTCCCGGCTACCTCGGCGCGGAATTGAGCGACGTCGAATTCGTCGCCGTCGCCCACCCCGATCACGCCCTGCATCGGCTCAATCGCGAACTGAGCTTCCAGGACCTGGAAACCCAGATGCAGGTGGTGATCCGCGACTCCGGTCGCCAGCAACCGCGCGACGTCGGCTGGCTCGGCGCTGAACAACGCTGGACTGTCGGCAGCCTCGCCACCGCCGCGACGTTCGTCAGCAGTGGCCTGGGCTTTGCCTGGCTGCCGCGGCACATGATCGAACGCGAATTGAAGGAAGGTTCGCTCAAGCTGCTACCGTTGGATCAGGGCGGCAGCCGCAACCCGAGCTTCTATCTGTATTCGAACAAGGACAAACCACTGGGCCCGGCGACGCAAATCCTCATCGAACTGTTGCGCACCTTCGACACATTACCGCTGGACGCACCGTTCGCCGCCCCTGAACAAGCCTGA
- a CDS encoding carboxylate/amino acid/amine transporter, with product MGYLLFVTLIQAFSFSLIGEYLAGHVDSYFAVLVRVVLAGLVFIPLTRWRSVEPSFMRGMLVIGALQFGVTYVCLYLSFRVLTVPEVLLFTILTPLHVTLIEDALNRRFNPWALIAALVAVGGAAVIRFDSINPDFFMGFLLLQLANFTYAAGQVMYKHLVAKHPSDLPHYRRFGFFYLGALAVVLPAFLMFGKANFLPEAPLQWGVLLFLGLVSTALGMYWWNKGACMVNGGTLAVMNNLHVPVGLLLNLLIWNQHEELGRLLLGGSVILMAVWISRLGIRKSQATA from the coding sequence ATGGGCTATCTACTTTTTGTCACGCTGATCCAGGCGTTTTCCTTCAGTCTGATCGGCGAATACCTGGCCGGTCACGTCGACAGTTATTTCGCGGTGCTGGTGCGCGTCGTGCTGGCGGGGCTGGTGTTCATTCCGTTGACCCGCTGGCGCTCGGTCGAACCTTCGTTCATGCGCGGCATGCTGGTGATCGGCGCGTTGCAGTTCGGTGTGACCTACGTCTGCTTGTACCTGAGCTTCCGCGTGCTGACGGTGCCGGAGGTGTTGCTGTTCACCATCCTCACGCCGCTGCACGTGACCCTGATCGAAGATGCCCTGAACCGGCGCTTCAACCCATGGGCGCTGATCGCCGCGCTGGTGGCGGTGGGCGGGGCGGCGGTGATTCGCTTCGACAGCATCAATCCGGACTTCTTCATGGGCTTCCTGCTGCTGCAACTGGCCAACTTCACCTACGCGGCGGGGCAGGTGATGTACAAGCATCTGGTGGCGAAACACCCGAGCGACCTGCCGCATTACCGCCGTTTCGGCTTCTTCTACCTCGGCGCGCTGGCGGTGGTGCTGCCTGCATTCCTGATGTTCGGCAAAGCCAACTTCCTCCCGGAAGCGCCGCTGCAATGGGGCGTGTTGCTTTTCCTCGGCCTGGTCTCGACCGCGCTGGGCATGTACTGGTGGAACAAGGGCGCGTGCATGGTCAACGGTGGCACGCTGGCGGTGATGAACAACCTGCATGTGCCGGTGGGCTTGCTGCTGAATCTGCTGATCTGGAATCAGCATGAGGAACTGGGACGGTTGTTGCTTGGCGGGAGTGTGATTCTGATGGCGGTGTGGATCAGCCGGTTGGGTATTCGCAAGTCTCAAGCCACCGCGTAA
- a CDS encoding mechanosensitive ion channel family protein translates to MDFKQLWLNAQDLWGALEQHPLLQSGLALMLLLVIALVLGRVARYLILHASRMLGRQPALHWINDFRHNKVFQRLAQMTPSLVIQFGLHLVPELSKTAMTFLGNVALSFTILFLLLSVSALLNALLDIYARTEHARTRSIKGYVQLAKMVLYVFGAIIIVATLIDRSPLLLLSGLGAMSAVILLVYKDTLLSFVASVQLTSNDMLRVGDWIEMPQVGADGDVVDITLHTVKVQNFDKTIVSIPTWRLMSESFRNWRGMQQSGGRRIKRSLFIDASGVRFIRDDEEEKLSQVHLLTDYMSRKKAELKAWNEAQGNVAAMSANRRRMTNIGTFRAYALAYLKSHPEVQPNMTCMVRQMQTTAQGIPLEIYCFTSTTAWADYERIQGDIFDYLLAVLPEFGLSLYQQPSGGDLRSGLLPAVLGSAHIPEPQKHLM, encoded by the coding sequence ATGGATTTCAAACAGCTCTGGCTCAACGCCCAAGACCTCTGGGGAGCCCTCGAACAGCACCCGCTCCTGCAATCCGGCCTGGCGCTGATGCTGCTACTGGTGATCGCGCTGGTCCTCGGACGAGTGGCGCGCTATCTGATCCTGCATGCCAGCCGCATGCTTGGTCGCCAGCCGGCCCTGCACTGGATCAATGACTTTCGTCATAACAAGGTGTTCCAGCGTCTGGCGCAGATGACGCCGTCGCTGGTGATCCAGTTCGGCCTGCACCTGGTGCCGGAACTGAGCAAAACCGCGATGACCTTTCTTGGCAACGTCGCGCTGTCCTTCACCATCCTGTTCCTGCTGTTGTCGGTCAGCGCCCTGCTCAATGCGCTGCTGGACATCTACGCGCGCACCGAACACGCCCGCACCCGCTCGATCAAGGGCTATGTGCAACTGGCGAAAATGGTCTTGTACGTGTTCGGCGCGATCATCATCGTTGCCACACTGATCGACCGTTCGCCGCTGTTGCTGCTCTCCGGTCTGGGTGCGATGTCGGCGGTGATTCTGTTGGTCTACAAGGACACCCTGCTGTCGTTCGTCGCCAGCGTGCAACTGACCAGCAACGACATGCTGCGGGTCGGCGACTGGATCGAAATGCCGCAAGTCGGCGCCGATGGCGACGTGGTCGACATCACTTTGCACACGGTCAAGGTGCAGAATTTCGACAAGACCATTGTCTCGATCCCGACCTGGCGCCTGATGAGCGAGTCGTTCAGAAACTGGCGCGGCATGCAGCAGTCGGGTGGCCGGCGGATCAAACGCAGCCTGTTCATCGATGCCAGCGGCGTGCGCTTCATCCGCGACGATGAGGAAGAAAAACTCTCCCAGGTGCACCTGCTGACCGATTACATGAGCCGCAAGAAAGCCGAACTCAAGGCGTGGAACGAGGCGCAGGGCAACGTCGCGGCGATGTCAGCCAACCGTCGGCGCATGACCAACATCGGCACCTTCCGCGCTTACGCCTTGGCGTATCTGAAGAGCCACCCGGAGGTGCAGCCGAACATGACCTGCATGGTCCGCCAGATGCAGACCACCGCGCAGGGCATTCCGCTGGAAATCTACTGCTTCACCAGCACCACGGCATGGGCCGACTACGAGCGGATTCAGGGGGATATTTTCGACTATCTGCTGGCGGTGCTGCCGGAGTTCGGGTTGAGCCTGTATCAGCAGCCGAGTGGTGGGGATTTGCGTTCCGGGTTGCTGCCGGCAGTGCTCGGCTCGGCGCACATCCCGGAACCGCAAAAACACCTCATGTAA
- a CDS encoding ABC transporter ATP-binding protein produces the protein MLYRRFEQLIDIFRDAPTASPPDRVWPFYTYYLKQVWPSFAALLVVGLFAALIEVALFSYLSRIIDLAQGTPNPNFFSDHALELTWMVVVALVLRPIFFGLHDLLVHQTLSPGMTSMIRWQNHSYVLKQSLNFFQNDFAGRIAQRIMQTGNSLRDSAVQAVDALWHVVIYAISSLVLFAEADWRLMIPLLTWIAAYIGALYYFVPRVKDRSVEASDARSKLMGRIVDGYTNIATLKLFAHTNFEQHYAKEAIEEQTVKAQMAGRVVTSMDVAITTMNGLLIVGTTALALWLWTQSLITVGAIALATGLVIRIVNMSGWIMWVVTGIFENIGMVQDGLQTISQPVSVTDREQAKPLAVARGEVRFEHVDFHYGKKKGIIGDLNLTIKPGEKIGLIGPSGAGKSTLVNLLLRLYDVEGGRIVIDGQNIAEVGQESLRARIGMITQDTSLLHRSIRDNLLYGKPDATDAELWDAVHKARADEFIPLLSDAEGRSGFDAHVGERGVKLSGGQRQRIAIARVLLKDAPILIMDEATSALDSEVEAAIQESLETLMQGKTVIAIAHRLSTIARMDRLVVLENGKIAESGTHAELLAHRGLYARLWAHQTGGFVGID, from the coding sequence ATGCTCTATCGCCGTTTCGAACAACTGATCGACATATTCCGCGACGCCCCGACGGCGTCTCCGCCAGATCGCGTCTGGCCCTTCTACACCTATTACCTCAAGCAGGTCTGGCCGAGTTTTGCCGCCCTGCTCGTCGTTGGCCTGTTCGCCGCGCTGATCGAAGTGGCGCTGTTCAGTTACCTGAGCCGCATCATCGACCTGGCCCAGGGCACGCCCAACCCGAACTTCTTCAGCGACCACGCCCTCGAACTGACCTGGATGGTGGTGGTTGCGCTGGTACTGCGGCCGATCTTCTTCGGCCTGCACGACCTGCTGGTGCATCAGACCCTCAGCCCGGGGATGACCAGCATGATCCGCTGGCAAAACCACAGCTACGTGCTCAAGCAGAGCCTGAACTTCTTCCAGAACGACTTCGCCGGGCGCATCGCCCAACGCATCATGCAGACCGGCAACTCGCTGCGTGACTCGGCAGTGCAAGCGGTGGATGCGCTGTGGCACGTGGTGATCTACGCGATCAGTTCGCTGGTGCTGTTCGCCGAAGCCGACTGGCGCCTGATGATCCCGCTGTTGACGTGGATCGCCGCCTACATCGGCGCGCTGTATTACTTCGTGCCACGGGTGAAAGATCGCTCGGTGGAAGCCTCCGACGCACGCTCGAAACTGATGGGGCGGATCGTCGACGGCTACACCAACATCGCCACCCTCAAGCTGTTTGCCCACACCAATTTCGAACAGCACTACGCCAAGGAAGCCATCGAAGAACAGACGGTCAAGGCGCAGATGGCCGGTCGCGTGGTCACCAGCATGGACGTGGCAATCACCACCATGAACGGCCTGCTGATCGTCGGCACTACCGCGCTGGCGCTGTGGCTGTGGACGCAGTCGCTGATCACCGTCGGCGCGATTGCCCTGGCCACCGGCCTGGTCATTCGCATCGTCAACATGTCCGGCTGGATCATGTGGGTGGTCACCGGTATTTTCGAAAACATCGGCATGGTCCAGGACGGTCTGCAGACCATCTCGCAACCGGTCAGCGTCACCGATCGCGAGCAGGCCAAACCGCTGGCCGTGGCCCGTGGTGAAGTGCGTTTCGAGCACGTGGATTTTCACTACGGCAAGAAGAAAGGCATCATCGGCGACCTCAACCTGACCATCAAACCGGGCGAGAAAATCGGCTTGATCGGCCCGTCCGGTGCCGGCAAATCGACCTTGGTCAACCTGCTGCTGCGCCTATACGACGTCGAGGGCGGGCGGATTGTGATCGATGGGCAGAACATCGCCGAAGTCGGCCAGGAAAGCCTGCGCGCGCGCATCGGCATGATTACCCAGGATACGTCGTTGCTGCACCGCTCGATCCGCGACAATCTGTTGTACGGCAAACCCGATGCCACTGACGCAGAGCTTTGGGATGCGGTGCACAAGGCCCGTGCCGATGAGTTCATTCCGTTGCTGTCGGACGCCGAAGGTCGCAGCGGTTTCGATGCGCACGTCGGTGAACGTGGGGTGAAACTGTCCGGTGGACAGCGCCAGCGCATCGCGATCGCGCGGGTGCTGCTCAAGGACGCGCCGATCCTGATCATGGACGAAGCGACCTCGGCACTCGACTCGGAAGTCGAAGCGGCGATCCAGGAAAGCCTGGAAACCCTGATGCAGGGCAAGACTGTGATCGCCATCGCCCACCGCCTCTCGACCATCGCCCGCATGGACCGGCTGGTGGTGCTGGAAAACGGCAAGATCGCCGAGAGCGGCACCCATGCCGAACTGCTGGCGCATCGCGGGCTGTATGCACGGTTGTGGGCGCATCAGACCGGAGGGTTTGTCGGGATCGATTGA
- a CDS encoding DUF899 domain-containing protein, which produces MNVENHPVVPREEWLAARQQHLADEKAFTRERDRLSAKRRALPWVKVDKDYRFHGPNGELKLADLFGKHSQLIVYHFMFAKDWEEGCQGCSFLSDHIDGANQHLAHHDIAVVAVSHAPFEQFQTFKRRMGWKFDWVSSDGSDFNYDFGVCAREEDAKAGKATYNYEKTDSAEEEMPGLSVFYRNAAGEIFHTYSTYARGLDMLVGAYNYLDLTPKGRNEEEIMEWVRHHDRYEGGSQSSCCHGGE; this is translated from the coding sequence ATGAACGTTGAGAATCATCCAGTGGTGCCGCGTGAAGAATGGCTTGCCGCGCGCCAACAACATCTGGCCGACGAAAAAGCCTTCACCCGGGAGCGCGACCGCCTCAGCGCGAAGCGTCGCGCGTTGCCATGGGTCAAAGTCGACAAGGACTACCGCTTTCACGGCCCGAACGGCGAGCTGAAACTGGCCGACCTGTTCGGTAAACACAGCCAACTGATCGTTTACCACTTCATGTTTGCCAAGGACTGGGAAGAAGGCTGCCAGGGTTGCTCGTTCCTGTCCGACCACATTGACGGCGCCAACCAGCACCTGGCCCACCACGACATTGCAGTGGTCGCGGTCTCCCACGCACCGTTCGAGCAATTTCAGACCTTCAAGCGGCGCATGGGCTGGAAATTCGACTGGGTGTCGTCAGACGGTTCCGATTTCAACTACGACTTTGGCGTGTGCGCCCGGGAGGAGGACGCCAAAGCCGGAAAGGCGACGTACAACTACGAAAAAACTGACAGCGCCGAAGAAGAAATGCCGGGGCTGAGCGTGTTTTATCGAAATGCGGCCGGGGAAATTTTCCATACCTATTCAACATATGCGCGTGGGCTGGATATGTTGGTGGGGGCTTACAACTACCTTGATCTGACGCCCAAGGGCCGCAATGAAGAGGAGATCATGGAGTGGGTGCGCCATCATGATCGCTATGAGGGTGGCAGCCAGTCCAGTTGCTGCCATGGCGGCGAATAG
- a CDS encoding papain-like cysteine protease family protein, whose translation MLTNQATSFTGETLPRCLVGHLLDPQLVDVEAAAQTTALAAANLNFTMQKQTQTNWCWAAVSASVGNYYGTGSWTQCGVASTQLDRNCCKQPGPCNVYGYLDSALQTTRSYNGMNQGSLQMSAIQNQINMGRPVGLRCAWYGGGAHFLTIYGTNGNYVLVADSIYGYSTRALNAFPGSYNGGGNWTHTYFTAKN comes from the coding sequence ATGTTAACCAATCAAGCAACATCGTTCACCGGCGAGACCCTGCCAAGGTGCCTCGTTGGCCATCTGCTCGACCCGCAACTGGTCGACGTTGAAGCGGCAGCGCAAACCACTGCACTGGCCGCCGCAAACCTCAACTTCACGATGCAGAAACAGACCCAGACCAACTGGTGCTGGGCGGCCGTTTCCGCCTCGGTCGGCAACTACTACGGCACCGGGTCCTGGACCCAGTGCGGTGTCGCCAGCACCCAACTGGACCGCAATTGCTGCAAACAGCCGGGACCCTGCAACGTCTACGGCTATCTGGATTCGGCCCTGCAAACCACCCGCAGCTACAACGGCATGAATCAGGGTTCGCTGCAGATGTCGGCCATCCAGAACCAGATCAACATGGGCCGTCCGGTCGGCCTGCGCTGCGCCTGGTACGGCGGCGGTGCGCACTTTCTGACGATCTACGGCACCAACGGCAACTACGTACTGGTCGCGGACTCGATCTACGGTTACTCGACCCGTGCACTGAACGCGTTCCCCGGTTCGTACAACGGCGGCGGAAACTGGACCCACACTTACTTCACCGCGAAAAACTAG